A portion of the Meleagris gallopavo isolate NT-WF06-2002-E0010 breed Aviagen turkey brand Nicholas breeding stock chromosome 16, Turkey_5.1, whole genome shotgun sequence genome contains these proteins:
- the LOC116217248 gene encoding sorting nexin-8-like, with product MSYCVKERAPPDFAKPPVNETREPEQFLMQAPPGNPLLLPHTLQELLSKDSVQVELIPEKKGLFLKHVEYEVSSKRFKCSVYRRYNDFVVFHEMLLQKFPYRMVPALPPKRMLGGNLGSLFCCVSDQDDITENK from the exons ATGTCCTACTGTGTCAAAGAGAGAGCTCCCCCAG atttTGCAAAGCCTCCAGTAAATGAAACGCGGGAACCGGAACAATTCCTAATGCAGGCACCCCCAGGAAATCCACTGCTGCTTCCCCACACCCTGCAAGAGCTATTGAGCAAGGATAGCGTGCAGGTGGAGCTCATACCTGAGAAGAAAGGCCTTTTTCTGAAACATGTGGAATATGAAGTTTCCAGCAAG AGATTCAAATGCTCGGTCTATAGGCGGTATAATGATTTTGTGGTGTTCCATgagatgctgctgcagaagtTCCCATATCGAATGGTGCCAGCACTTCCACCAAAGAGGATGCTCGGAGGTAACCTTgggtctttgttttgttgtgtgaGTGATCAAGATGatatcactgaaaataaataa
- the LOC100549281 gene encoding 7,8-dihydro-8-oxoguanine triphosphatase-like, with the protein MSAARRGAEASDTARKSGLTVDTLQKMGQITFEFIGNSELMEVHVFRADQFHGEPKESDEMQPQWFQLDEVPFQQMWPDDVFWFPLVLQRKLFRGYFKFQGQDTIVEHTLKEVEEV; encoded by the exons ATGAGCGCAGCGCGGAGAGGCGCCGAAGCCTCGGACACAGCGCGCA AGAGTGGGCTGACTGTGGACACCTTGCAGAAGATGGGTCAGATCACTTTTGAATTCATAGGCAACTCTGAACTGATGGAAGTTCACGTTTTCCGAGCGGATCAGTTTCATGGAGAGCCAAAGGAAAGCGATG AAATGCAGCCTCAGTGGTTTCAACTGGATGAGGTGCCATTCCAACAAATGTGGCCAGATGATGTCTTTTGGTTCCCATTGGTGCTTCAAAGAAAGTTGTTTCGTGGCTACTTTAAGTTCCAAGGACAAGACACCATTGTGGAGCACACCCTGAAAGAAGTAGAGGAAGTTTAA